A genome region from Marinobacter panjinensis includes the following:
- a CDS encoding succinate dehydrogenase iron-sulfur subunit: MLVSLYRYNPETDNAPYMQDVEVEVPEGKDLMVLDVLNLIKERDPSMAYRRSCREGVCGSDGMNMNGKNGLACITPMSEVVKNNKLVLRPLPGLPVIRDLVVDMSLFYKQYEKVMPYLVNDNPAPAIERLQSPEDREKLDGLYECILCACCSTSCPSFWWNPDKFIGPAGLLQAYRFLADSRDTAQEERLANLDDPFSVFRCRGIMNCVSVCPKGLNPTRAIGHIRNLLLQRAT, from the coding sequence ATGTTAGTGAGCCTTTATCGTTATAACCCGGAAACCGACAACGCGCCTTACATGCAGGACGTGGAAGTCGAGGTTCCGGAAGGCAAGGACCTGATGGTCCTTGATGTGCTGAACCTCATTAAAGAGCGCGATCCTTCAATGGCCTACCGTCGTTCCTGCCGTGAGGGTGTTTGTGGCTCTGATGGCATGAACATGAATGGCAAGAACGGTCTTGCCTGCATCACTCCGATGTCGGAAGTGGTCAAGAACAACAAGCTGGTTCTGCGTCCGTTGCCCGGGCTGCCGGTCATTCGGGATCTGGTGGTCGACATGAGTCTTTTCTACAAACAGTATGAAAAGGTCATGCCGTACCTGGTTAACGACAATCCGGCACCTGCCATTGAACGTCTCCAATCTCCGGAAGATCGGGAGAAGCTGGATGGCCTGTACGAGTGTATTCTCTGTGCCTGCTGTTCCACGTCCTGTCCGTCGTTCTGGTGGAATCCGGACAAGTTCATCGGTCCTGCCGGCCTGCTCCAGGCCTACCGCTTCCTGGCGGACAGCCGCGATACGGCTCAGGAAGAACGGCTTGCCAATCTGGATGACCCCTTCAGCGTATTCCGCTGCCGCGGCATCATGAACTGTGTCAGTGTCTGTCCCAAAGGCCTGAACCCCACAAGGGCAATCGGCCATATCCGCAATCTTCTGCTTCAGCGGGCGACGTAA
- the sdhA gene encoding succinate dehydrogenase flavoprotein subunit, producing MANIKTMSYDAIVIGGGGAGMRAALQLTESGVNTACITKVFPTRSHTVSAQGGITCAIASADPNDDWRWHMYDTVKGSDYIADQDAVEYMCSVGPQAVFELEHMGLPFSRTEQGRIYQRPFGGQSKGPDNPTQAARTCAAADRTGHALLHTLYQANLKGGTTFLNEWYAVDLVKNSKDEVVGVVAIEIETGEVAYIKAKATVLATGGAGRIYASTTNALINTGDGIGMALRAGFPMQDMEMWQFHPTGIHGAGTLVTEGCRGEGGYLINSEGERFMERYAPNAKDLAGRDVVARSMVIEILEGRGCGPEKDHVLLKLDHLGEETLNLRLPGICELSRTFAHVDPVKEPVPVVPTCHYMMGGIPTNVGGQALSQDENGKDKPIPGLFACGEAACVSVHGANRLGGNSLLDLVVFGRAAGLHIEEQLRGGFEVDGASEQDIKNAMARLDRLNSASEGESVADVRKDLQSCMQLYFGVFRDGKSMEEGLKKLETIGERVRNTKLADTSNAFNTARIEALELDNLFEVAQATAISAFERKESRGAHARNDFTERDDENWLKHSMYYPVDKRVGKRDVNFAPKTVDTFEPKVRTY from the coding sequence ATGGCTAATATCAAGACCATGTCTTACGACGCGATTGTTATCGGTGGTGGCGGTGCCGGTATGCGTGCCGCCCTTCAGCTGACCGAATCCGGCGTCAATACTGCGTGTATCACCAAGGTGTTTCCGACACGTTCCCACACAGTGTCTGCCCAGGGCGGTATTACCTGTGCGATAGCCAGTGCCGATCCCAATGATGACTGGCGCTGGCACATGTACGACACCGTCAAGGGCTCTGACTACATTGCCGATCAGGATGCCGTCGAGTACATGTGTTCAGTAGGCCCGCAGGCCGTTTTTGAGCTTGAGCACATGGGGCTGCCGTTCTCCCGTACCGAGCAGGGCCGTATCTATCAGCGTCCGTTCGGCGGCCAGTCCAAGGGTCCGGACAACCCCACTCAGGCGGCGCGCACCTGTGCCGCTGCTGACCGTACCGGGCACGCATTGCTGCACACCCTGTATCAGGCAAACCTGAAAGGTGGCACAACGTTCCTGAACGAGTGGTACGCGGTTGACCTGGTCAAGAACAGCAAAGACGAAGTCGTCGGTGTTGTTGCGATTGAAATCGAAACCGGTGAAGTGGCTTACATCAAAGCCAAGGCAACGGTTCTGGCCACCGGCGGTGCGGGTCGCATCTACGCCTCTACCACCAACGCCCTGATCAATACCGGCGACGGAATCGGCATGGCACTGCGTGCGGGCTTCCCGATGCAGGACATGGAGATGTGGCAGTTCCACCCCACCGGCATTCACGGTGCCGGCACGCTGGTGACCGAAGGTTGCCGGGGTGAGGGTGGTTATCTGATCAACTCCGAGGGTGAGCGTTTTATGGAGCGGTATGCTCCCAACGCGAAAGACCTGGCTGGTCGTGACGTTGTCGCGCGTTCGATGGTCATCGAGATTCTTGAAGGCCGCGGCTGTGGCCCGGAGAAAGATCACGTTCTGCTGAAGCTGGATCATTTGGGTGAAGAAACCCTGAACCTGCGTCTGCCGGGTATCTGTGAGTTGTCACGTACCTTTGCACACGTGGACCCGGTCAAAGAGCCGGTTCCGGTTGTTCCGACCTGTCATTACATGATGGGCGGCATTCCGACCAACGTCGGCGGTCAGGCTCTGAGCCAGGACGAAAACGGGAAAGACAAGCCCATTCCGGGTCTGTTCGCCTGCGGCGAAGCGGCCTGCGTATCCGTACACGGTGCCAACCGTCTGGGTGGCAACTCGCTGCTTGACCTTGTGGTGTTTGGCCGTGCGGCTGGCCTGCATATTGAAGAACAGCTCCGTGGCGGCTTCGAGGTTGACGGCGCCAGCGAGCAGGACATCAAGAATGCCATGGCTCGCCTTGACCGCCTTAACAGTGCGTCCGAAGGTGAAAGTGTTGCCGACGTTCGCAAGGACCTGCAGAGTTGCATGCAGCTGTACTTTGGCGTATTCCGTGACGGTAAGAGCATGGAAGAGGGGCTCAAGAAGCTGGAGACGATCGGTGAGCGTGTTCGTAACACCAAGCTGGCCGATACCAGTAACGCCTTCAACACCGCTCGTATCGAAGCGCTTGAACTCGATAATCTTTTCGAAGTGGCTCAGGCTACCGCCATTTCCGCGTTTGAACGTAAGGAAAGCCGCGGCGCCCACGCCCGTAACGACTTTACCGAGCGTGACGATGAGAACTGGCTCAAGCACTCTATGTATTACCCGGTAGACAAGCGTGTCGGTAAGCGTGATGTGAATTTTGCGCCGAAGACAGTTGACACGTTTGAGCCGAAGGTCCGGACTTACTGA
- the odhB gene encoding 2-oxoglutarate dehydrogenase complex dihydrolipoyllysine-residue succinyltransferase, which produces MSTEIKAPVFPESVAEGTVATWHKQPGEACSRDELIVDIETDKVVLEVVAPADGVIEEILKGEGDTVESGEVVGKFKEGATGESKPAAKDEGKKEEGKKEEAAETSSETTAGSSGEAILSPAARKLAEENNIKPEAVEGTGKDGRVTKEDVQNHIDAGKSSGTTSAPSAKPAGDMPQVDVSSGERPEKRVPMTRLRASIAKRLVNAQQTAAMLTTFNEVNMGPVMELRKQYKESFEKRHGVKLGFMSFFTKAATEALKRFPAVNASIDGNDMVYHGYQDIGIAVSSDRGLVVPVLRDTDALGLAGIEKKIVEYGTKAKEGKLGIEEMTGGTFTITNGGIFGSLISTPILNPPQTAILGMHKIQERPMAVNGKVEIQPMMYLALSYDHRMIDGKEAVQFLVAIKEMLEDPARILLDV; this is translated from the coding sequence ATGTCAACTGAAATAAAAGCCCCCGTATTCCCAGAGTCGGTCGCAGAAGGCACCGTCGCGACCTGGCACAAACAGCCTGGCGAAGCCTGTTCACGTGACGAGCTGATTGTCGATATTGAAACCGACAAGGTTGTGCTCGAAGTGGTTGCTCCGGCTGACGGCGTTATTGAGGAAATACTAAAGGGCGAAGGCGACACCGTAGAAAGCGGTGAGGTGGTCGGCAAGTTCAAGGAAGGCGCCACTGGCGAATCAAAGCCTGCCGCCAAGGATGAAGGCAAGAAAGAGGAAGGCAAGAAGGAAGAGGCGGCTGAAACATCGTCTGAAACGACTGCCGGATCCTCTGGCGAAGCCATTCTTAGCCCGGCTGCCCGCAAGCTGGCAGAAGAGAACAACATCAAGCCGGAGGCCGTTGAAGGTACCGGAAAAGATGGCCGTGTTACCAAGGAAGACGTTCAGAATCATATAGATGCTGGTAAGTCCTCAGGTACTACGTCAGCTCCTTCGGCCAAGCCTGCTGGTGATATGCCCCAGGTGGACGTGAGCTCCGGTGAGCGCCCTGAAAAGCGTGTGCCGATGACCCGTCTGCGCGCGAGCATTGCCAAGCGCCTGGTCAATGCCCAGCAAACCGCTGCCATGCTCACTACGTTTAATGAAGTGAACATGGGCCCGGTCATGGAGCTGCGCAAGCAGTACAAGGAAAGCTTCGAGAAGCGTCACGGAGTCAAGCTTGGCTTCATGTCGTTCTTCACCAAGGCTGCCACCGAGGCTCTGAAACGTTTCCCTGCCGTGAATGCCTCTATTGACGGTAACGACATGGTCTACCATGGCTACCAGGATATCGGTATTGCCGTTTCAAGCGACCGTGGCCTGGTTGTCCCTGTCTTGCGCGACACTGATGCACTTGGTCTTGCGGGTATCGAAAAGAAGATTGTTGAGTACGGTACCAAGGCCAAAGAAGGCAAGCTTGGCATCGAAGAGATGACCGGTGGCACCTTCACCATTACCAACGGTGGTATTTTTGGATCATTGATTTCCACGCCGATCCTGAATCCGCCACAGACAGCCATTCTGGGCATGCACAAGATCCAGGAGCGGCCGATGGCGGTGAACGGCAAGGTGGAAATTCAGCCGATGATGTATCTGGCTCTTTCCTATGACCACCGCATGATCGATGGCAAGGAAGCGGTACAGTTCCTGGTGGCCATCAAGGAAATGCTTGAGGATCCGGCGCGCATTCTGCTGGACGTCTGA
- a CDS encoding 2-oxoglutarate dehydrogenase E1 component: MHESIMEQLWQTSHLQGGNLAYVEQLFETYLTDPNAIPEEWRSYFDKLPSVDGYKGRDIDHSSIRQQFEHISRNQRFLASSGVPASATADADKKQIRVLQLINAFRFRGHQEARLDPLGVWNRPQVEDLDPSFHELSEADYDLEFQTGSLNFGSETMKLKEIVGGLRETYCGSIGAEYMHVVDTRIKRWFQQRMEPVRSRPNYEAGTRKHLLERLTAAEGLEKYLGSRYPGVKRFGLEGAETLIPCLDELIQRAGSYGAKEIVLGMAHRGRLNVLVNTLGKNPKELFDEFEGKKLADSGSGDVKYHQGFSSNVMTEGGEIHLALAFNPSHLEIVSPVVVGSVRARQTRREDPNGTQCVPIIMHGDAAFAGQGVVMETFQMSQTRGYGVGGTIHIVINNQVGFTTSKQEDARSTEYCTDVAKMVQAPILHVNADDPEAVMFVTQMAMDYRHEFKNDVVIDLVCYRRRGHNEADEPAATQPVMYDKIRKLTTTRNLYAEKLVADGIITEEESKQIELDYRDELDKGDHVVKALVKEPNKELYVDWTPYLGHEWTAKCKSSVALKTIQKLGKKLTHVPEGFSIQRQVSKIITDREKMTAGALPINWGYGEIMAYATLINEGHPVRITGQDVGRGTFSHRHAVLHNQKDGSTHIALEHLAEDQPDFEIYDSLLSEEAVMAFEYGYSTTAPKGLVVWEAQFGDFANGAQVVIDQFLTSGEHKWGRLCGLTLLLPHGYEGQGPEHSSARLERFLQLSAEHNIQVCVPTTPSQVFHMLRRQVKRPLRKPLVAITPKSLLRHKEATSDLDDLTSGTFKTILPEKEPSDPKKVSRLILCSGKVYFDLLERKKADERNDVAIVRIEQLYPFPGDDLDELLSQHTKLKHVVWCQEEPMNQGAWYCSQHHMRNALHRHNPKLYLQYAGRDASAAPACGHMSVHIEEQKKLVNDAFEI, translated from the coding sequence ATGCACGAAAGCATAATGGAGCAGTTATGGCAGACTTCCCACCTCCAAGGTGGAAATCTTGCCTATGTTGAGCAGCTTTTCGAAACCTACCTGACAGACCCCAATGCCATTCCAGAAGAGTGGCGCAGCTACTTCGATAAACTTCCCAGTGTGGATGGCTACAAAGGCCGCGATATAGATCACTCATCTATACGTCAACAGTTCGAGCACATTTCCCGTAATCAGCGTTTCCTTGCCTCCAGCGGTGTGCCTGCCAGCGCAACGGCGGATGCGGACAAGAAGCAGATTCGTGTACTCCAGCTGATCAACGCCTTTCGTTTTCGTGGCCATCAGGAAGCCAGGCTTGACCCTCTCGGGGTCTGGAATCGTCCCCAGGTGGAAGACCTCGACCCCTCGTTCCATGAGCTCTCCGAGGCGGATTACGACCTCGAGTTCCAGACCGGCTCTCTGAACTTCGGTTCCGAGACCATGAAGCTCAAAGAAATTGTGGGTGGTCTGCGTGAGACTTACTGTGGAAGTATTGGCGCCGAGTACATGCACGTTGTGGATACGCGGATCAAACGCTGGTTCCAGCAACGGATGGAACCGGTTCGTTCCAGGCCCAACTACGAGGCCGGTACCCGCAAACATCTTCTGGAGCGTCTCACGGCTGCAGAGGGCCTGGAGAAGTATCTGGGTTCCCGCTATCCGGGCGTGAAGCGTTTTGGCCTTGAAGGTGCCGAAACTCTCATCCCCTGCCTTGATGAGCTTATCCAGCGTGCGGGTAGCTATGGTGCCAAGGAAATCGTGCTGGGCATGGCACACCGTGGCCGCCTGAACGTTCTGGTAAACACCCTCGGCAAAAACCCGAAAGAACTGTTTGACGAATTCGAGGGCAAGAAGCTCGCGGATTCCGGCTCCGGTGACGTCAAATACCACCAGGGTTTTTCATCCAACGTGATGACTGAAGGTGGTGAAATCCACCTGGCGCTGGCCTTTAACCCGTCACACCTGGAAATTGTCTCGCCAGTGGTTGTGGGTTCTGTTCGTGCCCGCCAGACCCGTCGTGAAGATCCCAACGGCACCCAGTGTGTACCCATTATCATGCACGGTGACGCAGCCTTTGCAGGGCAGGGCGTGGTCATGGAAACCTTCCAGATGTCCCAGACCAGGGGCTACGGTGTTGGTGGAACCATCCATATCGTCATTAACAACCAGGTCGGTTTCACCACCAGCAAACAGGAAGATGCCCGCTCTACGGAATACTGCACCGATGTGGCCAAGATGGTTCAGGCCCCGATTCTGCACGTGAATGCGGATGATCCTGAAGCGGTCATGTTTGTGACCCAGATGGCCATGGATTATCGTCATGAATTCAAGAATGACGTGGTCATTGACCTGGTCTGCTATCGCCGCCGTGGCCACAACGAGGCGGATGAGCCGGCTGCTACCCAGCCGGTGATGTATGACAAAATTCGCAAGCTGACAACGACTCGTAACCTCTACGCTGAAAAGCTGGTGGCGGACGGAATTATTACCGAGGAAGAGTCCAAGCAGATCGAGCTGGATTACCGTGATGAGCTGGACAAGGGCGACCATGTGGTCAAGGCGCTGGTCAAGGAACCTAACAAGGAGCTGTACGTAGACTGGACCCCCTATCTGGGCCACGAATGGACAGCGAAGTGCAAATCCAGTGTTGCTCTGAAGACGATCCAGAAGCTTGGCAAAAAGCTGACCCACGTGCCCGAGGGCTTCAGCATTCAGCGCCAGGTATCCAAGATCATCACTGATCGCGAGAAGATGACAGCCGGCGCACTGCCCATCAATTGGGGCTATGGCGAGATCATGGCCTACGCCACGCTGATCAATGAAGGGCACCCGGTCCGTATTACCGGGCAGGACGTAGGGCGCGGTACCTTCTCTCACCGTCATGCGGTTCTGCACAACCAGAAGGACGGCTCGACCCATATTGCCCTGGAGCATCTGGCCGAGGATCAGCCCGATTTCGAGATCTATGACTCGCTGCTGTCCGAAGAAGCCGTGATGGCCTTCGAATACGGTTATTCAACGACCGCTCCAAAGGGCCTGGTAGTCTGGGAGGCCCAGTTCGGCGACTTTGCCAACGGTGCTCAGGTGGTGATAGACCAGTTCCTGACCAGTGGCGAGCACAAATGGGGTCGCCTGTGTGGTCTGACCCTGCTGCTGCCTCATGGTTATGAAGGTCAGGGGCCTGAGCACAGCTCAGCTCGCCTTGAACGCTTCCTTCAGCTTTCTGCCGAGCACAATATTCAGGTATGTGTGCCGACAACTCCGTCGCAGGTTTTTCACATGCTGCGCCGTCAGGTCAAGCGTCCGCTGCGCAAGCCGTTGGTCGCCATCACGCCGAAGAGTCTGTTGCGGCATAAAGAGGCAACCTCGGATCTTGACGATCTGACATCCGGCACTTTCAAGACAATTCTGCCGGAGAAAGAGCCTTCAGACCCGAAAAAAGTCAGTCGCCTGATACTGTGCAGCGGCAAGGTCTATTTTGACCTGTTGGAGCGCAAGAAAGCTGACGAGCGGAATGATGTCGCTATCGTTCGTATTGAGCAGCTGTATCCATTCCCGGGGGATGACCTGGATGAGCTCCTGAGCCAGCACACTAAGCTCAAGCATGTAGTCTGGTGTCAGGAAGAGCCCATGAACCAGGGTGCCTGGTACTGCAGTCAGCATCACATGAGAAATGCACTGCATCGCCACAATCCCAAGTTGTATCTTCAGTACGCCGGTCGTGATGCTTCTGCTGCTCCGGCTTGTGGACACATGTCAGTCCACATTGAAGAGCAGAAAAAACTGGTTAACGACGCGTTTGAAATCTGA